From one Triticum aestivum cultivar Chinese Spring chromosome 4B, IWGSC CS RefSeq v2.1, whole genome shotgun sequence genomic stretch:
- the LOC123093714 gene encoding sugar transporter ERD6-like 4 isoform X1 — protein sequence MNGDGGGHESDEDMHTRKPLLANTGSWWYARRESHVSALLCTLVVALGPIQFGFTGGFSSPTQDAITRDLSLSISEFSVFGSLCNIGAMAGAVASGQMVEHVGHKGALMIAAIPNIIGWLAISLAKDTTFLYIGRLLEGFGVGIISYTVPVYIAEISPRNKRGALGSVNPLSVTTGMMLAYVLGMFVSWRMLALIGTLPCTILIPGLFFIPESPRWLAKMNKMDDFEASLQVLRGSETDITSEVNDIKIAVASANKRTAIRFQELNQKKFRMPLILGIGLLVLQQLSGISAILSYAGSIFKAAGLTNGNLAACGLGAIMVLATGITTWLLDRAGRRILLIISSAGMTLSLLVVAVIFFLKDNVPQDSDMYYILSMIAVLAIVACVITFSFGMGAIPWVIMSEILPVSIKSLAGSFATLANWLTSFGITMTANLVLSWSAGGTFVCYTLVSAFTLVFIILWVPETKGRTLEEIQWSFR from the exons ATGAACGGCGACGGCGGAGGGCACGAGAGCGACGAAGACATGCACACGCGGAAGCCGCTGCTGGCGAACACGGGGAGCTGGTGGTACGCCAGGCGCGAGTCCCACGTCTCCGCCTTGCTCTGCACGCTCGTCGTCGCGCTCGGCCCCATCCAGTTCGGCTTCACCGGCGGCTTCTCCTCGCCGACGCAGGACGCCATCACCCGCGACCTCAGCCTCTCCATCTCCGAG TTCTCCGTGTTCGGCTCGCTCTGCAACATCGGCGCCATGGCGGGGGCCGTCGCCAGCGGCCAGATGGTGGAGCACGTTGGCCACAAAGGG GCGTTGATGATTGCTGCTATTCCTAACATCATCGGTTGGCTTGCCATCTCCTTGGCAAAA GACACTACGTTTCTGTATATAGGGCGATTGCTTGAAGGATTCGGAGTTGGTATCATATCCTACACG GTGCCTGTATACATAGCAGAGATTTCTCCTCGGAACAAGAGGGGCGCTCTGGGCTCTGTGAACCCG TTGTCTGTAACAACGGGGATGATGTTGGCCTATGTGCTAGGGATGTTTGTTTCTTGGAGGATGCTTGCATTGATAG GAACCTTGCCATGCACAATATTGATACCTGGCCTATTCTTCATTCCAGAATCTCCAAGATGGCTG GCAAAGATGAACAAGATGGATGATTTCGAAGCCTCTCTACAAGTTTTGAGAGGATCTGAGACCGACATCACCTCAGAAGTGAATGATATAAAG ATAGCGGTAGCATCAGCAAACAAAAGGACGGCAATCCGTTTCCAAGAGTTAAATCAAAAGAAATTCCGCATGCCCCTGATA CTAGGAATTGGCCTGCTTGTACTGCAACAGCTAAGCGGGATCAGCGCTATACTGTCTTATGCAGGCAGCATCTTCAAAGCTGCAG GTCTTACAAACGGCAACTTGGCCGCATGTGGACTTGGAGCTATTATG GTTCTTGCCACTGGAATTACAACCTGGTTACTCGACAGAGCTGGCAGACGGATCCTACTTATT ATCTCTTCTGCCGGGATGACTCTAAGCCTTCTTGTGGTTGCCGTCATATTTTTTCTCAAG GACAACGTTCCACAAGATTCTGACATGTATTACATATTAAGCATGATCGCCGTGCTTGCTATTGTG GCTTGTGTAATCACTTTCTCCTTCGGTATGGGCGCCATTCCGTGGGTCATAATGTCCGAG ATCCTGCCGGTTAGCATCAAGAGCCTGGCGGGAAGCTTCGCAACGCTCGCCAACTGGCTGACCTCCTTTGGGATAACAATGACAGCAAACTTAGTGCTCAGCTGGAGTGCTGGAG GTACCTTTGTGTGCTACACGCTCGTGAGCGCGTTCACGCTCGTGTTCATCATCCTCTGGGTGCCGGAGACCAAGGGAAGAACTCTCGAGGAGATACAGTGGTCGTTCCGGTGA
- the LOC123093714 gene encoding sugar transporter ERD6-like 4 isoform X2, translated as MRWRTREVFVEMSEQALMIAAIPNIIGWLAISLAKDTTFLYIGRLLEGFGVGIISYTVPVYIAEISPRNKRGALGSVNPLSVTTGMMLAYVLGMFVSWRMLALIGTLPCTILIPGLFFIPESPRWLAKMNKMDDFEASLQVLRGSETDITSEVNDIKIAVASANKRTAIRFQELNQKKFRMPLILGIGLLVLQQLSGISAILSYAGSIFKAAGLTNGNLAACGLGAIMVLATGITTWLLDRAGRRILLIISSAGMTLSLLVVAVIFFLKDNVPQDSDMYYILSMIAVLAIVACVITFSFGMGAIPWVIMSEILPVSIKSLAGSFATLANWLTSFGITMTANLVLSWSAGGTFVCYTLVSAFTLVFIILWVPETKGRTLEEIQWSFR; from the exons ATGCGCTGGCGAACACGCGAGGTGTTTGTGGAAATGTCAGAACAG GCGTTGATGATTGCTGCTATTCCTAACATCATCGGTTGGCTTGCCATCTCCTTGGCAAAA GACACTACGTTTCTGTATATAGGGCGATTGCTTGAAGGATTCGGAGTTGGTATCATATCCTACACG GTGCCTGTATACATAGCAGAGATTTCTCCTCGGAACAAGAGGGGCGCTCTGGGCTCTGTGAACCCG TTGTCTGTAACAACGGGGATGATGTTGGCCTATGTGCTAGGGATGTTTGTTTCTTGGAGGATGCTTGCATTGATAG GAACCTTGCCATGCACAATATTGATACCTGGCCTATTCTTCATTCCAGAATCTCCAAGATGGCTG GCAAAGATGAACAAGATGGATGATTTCGAAGCCTCTCTACAAGTTTTGAGAGGATCTGAGACCGACATCACCTCAGAAGTGAATGATATAAAG ATAGCGGTAGCATCAGCAAACAAAAGGACGGCAATCCGTTTCCAAGAGTTAAATCAAAAGAAATTCCGCATGCCCCTGATA CTAGGAATTGGCCTGCTTGTACTGCAACAGCTAAGCGGGATCAGCGCTATACTGTCTTATGCAGGCAGCATCTTCAAAGCTGCAG GTCTTACAAACGGCAACTTGGCCGCATGTGGACTTGGAGCTATTATG GTTCTTGCCACTGGAATTACAACCTGGTTACTCGACAGAGCTGGCAGACGGATCCTACTTATT ATCTCTTCTGCCGGGATGACTCTAAGCCTTCTTGTGGTTGCCGTCATATTTTTTCTCAAG GACAACGTTCCACAAGATTCTGACATGTATTACATATTAAGCATGATCGCCGTGCTTGCTATTGTG GCTTGTGTAATCACTTTCTCCTTCGGTATGGGCGCCATTCCGTGGGTCATAATGTCCGAG ATCCTGCCGGTTAGCATCAAGAGCCTGGCGGGAAGCTTCGCAACGCTCGCCAACTGGCTGACCTCCTTTGGGATAACAATGACAGCAAACTTAGTGCTCAGCTGGAGTGCTGGAG GTACCTTTGTGTGCTACACGCTCGTGAGCGCGTTCACGCTCGTGTTCATCATCCTCTGGGTGCCGGAGACCAAGGGAAGAACTCTCGAGGAGATACAGTGGTCGTTCCGGTGA